In a single window of the Streptobacillus canis genome:
- a CDS encoding DNA alkylation repair protein: MDNIKELLYSKQDLKYREFSAKLIPTVDKSRIIGVRVPELRKLAKTIENIEEYLNVLPHEYMEEYHIHMYLLDKEKEIDKLIEKTEKVLPYIDNWATCDIGMGKISKKHPEKVEKKIYEWLNSSHTYTVRFAIVTLITNFIKENFKEEHLEKLSKIQTEEYYINIAIAWYFCECYTKHEKEVLKYIEENRIINPWIHNKSIQKIRESLKVEKDKKEYINTLKRSSNQ, translated from the coding sequence ATGGATAATATTAAAGAACTACTATACTCAAAACAAGACTTAAAATACAGGGAATTTAGTGCCAAATTAATACCTACAGTTGATAAGTCTAGAATAATAGGAGTAAGAGTACCAGAATTAAGAAAACTTGCTAAAACTATAGAGAATATAGAAGAATATTTAAATGTTTTGCCTCATGAATATATGGAAGAGTATCATATTCATATGTATTTATTAGACAAGGAAAAAGAAATAGATAAGTTAATAGAAAAAACAGAAAAAGTATTACCATATATAGATAATTGGGCAACTTGTGATATAGGGATGGGGAAAATTTCAAAAAAACATCCTGAAAAAGTAGAGAAAAAGATTTATGAATGGTTAAATTCAAGTCATACATATACAGTAAGATTTGCAATAGTAACTTTAATAACTAACTTTATTAAAGAAAACTTTAAGGAAGAACACCTAGAAAAATTATCAAAAATACAAACAGAAGAATACTATATCAACATAGCTATAGCTTGGTATTTTTGTGAGTGTTACACTAAACATGAAAAAGAAGTATTAAAATATATAGAAGAAAATAGAATTATTAATCCTTGGATACATAATAAGTCTATACAAAAGATAAGAGAAAGTTTAAAAGTTGAAAAAGATAAAAAAGAGTATATAAATACTCTAAAAAGAAGCTCTAACCAATAA